One Streptosporangium becharense genomic window, AGCTCTCCGCCGCCGCGCTGCGCGCCTCCGCGTCGGCCTCGCTGCGCAGGCTGGGGGCACGGCCGGGCGAGCGCTGGCTGTGCTGCCTGCCGCCCTCGCACGTCTCAGGGCTCCAGGTGCTGGTGCGATCGCTGCTGGGCGGGACCGAACCGGTCGTGCACGACGGGTTCTCGCCCGAGGCGGTGCTCGCCAGTGGCGCCGACCACGTCTCGCTGGTCCCGACGCAGCTGCGCCGACTACTCCATGCGGACCTGTCGGTGTTCGGGACGATCCTGCTCGGCGGGGCCGCCGCCCCGGCCGGCCTGCTGGCCGCGGCGCGGGCGGCCGGGGCCCGGGTGGTCACCACATACGGCATGAGCGAGACCTGCGGCGGATGCGTCTACGACGGCGAGCCGCTGGACGGCGTGCGGGCCGGCATCGGCGGCGACGGCCGGATCCGCCTCTCCGGGCCGATGCTGTTCTCCGGTTACCGGCTCCGCCCCGACCTCACCGCGGCCGCGCTCGACGGCGGATGGTTCCGCACCTCCGATCTCGGCGCGATGGAGGGCGGGCGGCTGCGCGTGCTGGGCCGGGCCGACGACGTGATCAACACCGGTGGGGAGAAGGTGGTCGCCGCGGCGGTGGCGGCCGTCGTGGCCGGGCATCCCGCCGTCACGGACGCCGTCGTGGTCGGGCGACCCGACC contains:
- a CDS encoding AMP-binding protein, coding for MTIPVHEEWPSAPRALNAVVSTPGPELFRLVGEALSGEGPAVLPLSPALPAPALRAALDALRPTHVDGVRRADGVGVPAEVAVVIATSGSTGAPKGVQLSAAALRASASASLRRLGARPGERWLCCLPPSHVSGLQVLVRSLLGGTEPVVHDGFSPEAVLASGADHVSLVPTQLRRLLHADLSVFGTILLGGAAAPAGLLAAARAAGARVVTTYGMSETCGGCVYDGEPLDGVRAGIGGDGRIRLSGPMLFSGYRLRPDLTAAALDGGWFRTSDLGAMEGGRLRVLGRADDVINTGGEKVVAAAVAAVVAGHPAVTDAVVVGRPDPEWGERVVAVIVSPAPPSLAELRAYAKERLPAYAAPAKLVVLPEIPLLVNGKPDLEALRYGHHEEP